Genomic DNA from Candidatus Eisenbacteria bacterium:
CAGATCGGCGGCGGCAGGACTCAGGCTCACGGTGCCGATGCCGGGCGGGATCATGAGCCCCTTCTGCGAGCCGCACACCACCACGTCGATGCCCCACGCGTCCTGCTCGAGCGCGTGGACGCCGAGGCTCGTCACCGCGTCGATCACCAGTCGGCGTCCGCGCGCTTTGACCACGGTCGCAATCTGCTGAAGGTCGTGCAACGCGGCGGTCGAAGTCTCGCTGTGAGTCGCGAACACCACCGCGAGCGAAGCGTCCGCGGCCAGCACCGCATCGAGACGGTTCGGATCGACGCTCTGTCCCCACTCGACCGGCAGCAGCTCGTGCGCAACTGCAAAGGCCGACAGGATCGACGCCCAGCGCTCACCGAACTTGCCGCCGCCGATCGCGAGCGCGCGCTGACCGGGCGCCATCACGTTGACGACCGCAGCTTCCATCGCACCGCTTCCCGAGGCCGCGAACAGAAACACCTCACCGCGGGTGCGATGGAGCGTGCGCAGTTCCTCGATCACCAGTCGCTGGGTGGTTCGATAGCCCTCGGTGCGATGATGCGGCGGTACCTGCGAAAGCGCGCGCAGCACGCGCGCCGGGATTTCGACCGGGCCGGGTGTGAACAGGCGGACCTTGATCGGTGTGGTCGCCATGGCTAGTGCGCGACCGGCGGAGCATCGCCGGCTGCAGGGGTCGCGGGCGGAGCCGGCGTGACAACGGCCGGCGCGGGCTCGGTCTCGTTCGATGCCACCAGCGGCGAGCGTTCGAGCGCTCGCATCAGCACATCATCCATGCTCTCAACCGTCACGAACTCGACCTCGCGCCGGATCTCGGGCGCGATCTCTTCCAGGTCCTTCGCGTTGGCGAGCGGGATCAGCACGGTGGTGAGCCCGGCCCGGCGTGCGGCCACCGACTTCTCGGCCAATCCGCCGATCGGAAGCACGGTTCCGCGCAGCGTGATCTCGCCGGTCATTCCGACCTCGGGCCGCGTCGCAATCCCGGTCAGCGCCGAGACCAGGGCCGTCGCCATGGTGATTCCGGCCGACGGGCCATCCTTGGGCATCGCCCCTTCCGGCACGTGCACGTGGATGTCGAGTTCGCGATAGAACCACTTCTCGAGTCCCAGCACTTTGGCGCGCGAACGCAGGTAGGACATGGCCGCCTGTCCCGACTCGCGCATCACTTCGCCCAGCTTGCCGGTCAGCAGCAGCTCACCCTTGCCGGGCACCACGCTGACCTCGATCGTGAGCACGTCGCCGCCGGTGTCCGTCCACGCGAGGCCGTTGGCGACCCCGATGCGCGAACGCTGCTCGATCTTCGAATCCAGGTAGCGAACCGGTCCCAGGTAGCGCGTGAGTTGATCGGGCGTCACCGTGATGCCGCGCTTCGCTTCGCCGGCCGCGCGCTTGCGCGCCACCTTGCGACAGATCGCCGCGAGTTCGCGTTCGAAGCTTCGCACTCCGGCCTCGCGCGTCCAGCCGTTCGCGATCGCCTGCAGCGTCTCGACCGGCAGCTTCACGTCGCGCTCGGCCAGTCCCGCCGCTTCGCGCTGCTTGGGCAGCAGGAAGTCGCGTGCGATCGCGACCTTCTCGTGCTCGAGATATCCCGGCAGCCGAATGATCTCCATGCGATCGGCGAGCGCCAGCGGGATGCCCGAAATCGAGTTCGCCGTGCACAGGAACATCACCTGCGACAGATCGAAGTCAACCTCGAGGTAGTGATCGTTGAAGGTGTGGTTCTGTTCCGGA
This window encodes:
- a CDS encoding alanine--glyoxylate aminotransferase family protein, which translates into the protein MATTPIKVRLFTPGPVEIPARVLRALSQVPPHHRTEGYRTTQRLVIEELRTLHRTRGEVFLFAASGSGAMEAAVVNVMAPGQRALAIGGGKFGERWASILSAFAVAHELLPVEWGQSVDPNRLDAVLAADASLAVVFATHSETSTAALHDLQQIATVVKARGRRLVIDAVTSLGVHALEQDAWGIDVVVCGSQKGLMIPPGIGTVSLSPAAADLIEGDRLPRFYWDLRRARKSAAQGDTSFTPPVSLVLALQEALAMIREEGLEQVWDRHRRVAVAIRDGAKAHGWSLFAAHPAHGVTALVPPAGVNASDVVKRLRDVHGIVVANGQDRLKGQMIRVGHMGHYDLGDAAVVLNAIGECTRALASAVPARA